A stretch of the Vitis vinifera cultivar Pinot Noir 40024 chromosome 16, ASM3070453v1 genome encodes the following:
- the LOC100254560 gene encoding metacaspase-1-like (The RefSeq protein has 1 substitution compared to this genomic sequence): MSMLINCPNCRTQLQPPPAARYIRCTICLAVTQVDQTYFFSPPQPPYSSAYHHQYQVPVPPVPSPYGQMPAGQPVGVHGKKRALVCGVLYRNTGRELKGSVNDAMCMKFLLRNRFNFPEASILMLTEEENDPDRKPTRENMRRALYWLVQGCQPGDSLVFHFSGHGSQLRNYTGDELDGFDETLCPMDYQTQGMILDDEINATIVRPLPPGVKLHAIVDACHSGTVLDLPFLCRMNRSGHYVWEDHRPRSGVWKGTSGGEVISFSGCDDHQISIDTRALSKIALTGAMTFSFIQAIEHGHATTYGTMLNSVRSTIYNNDLGGNYVTYFPTMHMINDRLKQEPQLTSNVPIDVYMKPFSL, encoded by the exons ATGTCGATGCTGATCAACTGCCCAAACTGCCGCACTCAGCTGCAGCCTCCGCCGGCCGCCCGCTACATCCGGTGCACCATCTGTCTGGCCGTCACCCAAGTGGATCAAACTTACTTTTTCTCTCCACCTCAGCCGCCCTACTCCTCCGCTTACCACCACCAGTATCAAGTTCCGGTGCCTCCGGTACCGTCTCCGTACGGACAGATGCCAGCGGGGCAGCCGGTAGGGGTGCACGGCAAGAAGCGGGCTCTGGTCTGCGGCGTGTTGTACCGGAACACGGGACGTGAGCTGAAGGGGTCTGTAAATGACGCCATGTGTATGAAGTTTTTGCTGAGGAATCGGTTCAATTTTCCGGAGGCTTCCATTCTCATGCTGACTG aagaagaaaatgatccTGATAGGAAGCCAACTAGAGAGAACATGAGAAGGGCATTGTATTGGCTTGTACAAGGCTGTCAACCTGGAGACTCCCTAGTGTTCCATTTTTCTGGTCATGGTTCACAACTGAGAAACTACACtggagatgagcttgatggatttGATGAGACCCTTTGTCCCATGGACTATCAAACTCAGGGAATGATTTTGGATGATGAAATCAATGCAACAATTGTTAGGCCTCTTCCTCCTGGAGTCAAGCTTCATGCAATCGTTGATGCATGCCATAGTGGTACTGTGTTAGATCTACCATTCCTTTGTAGAATGAACAG AAGCGGACACTATGTATGGGAAGACCATCGCCCTCGATCAGGTGTATGGAAAGGGACAAGTGGTGGGGAGGTCATTTCTTTTAGTGGTTGTGATGATCATCAAATCTCCATTGATACACGA GCTCTATCAAAGATCGCTTTGACAGGTGCAATgaccttttcttttattcaagcAATAGAGCATGGACATGCAACCACATATGGGACCATGTTAAATTCAATGCGGTCGACCATCTATAACAATGATCTTGGGGGTAATTATGTGACATATTTTCCTACCATGCATATGATCAATGATAGGTTAAAGCAg GAACCACAATTAACTTCCAACGTACCAATTGATGTGTATATGAAGCCTTTCTCCCTCTAA
- the LOC100259674 gene encoding pentatricopeptide repeat-containing protein At5g14770, mitochondrial, with the protein MFFLFLRKITQQSSPFPWIQLLRKLRLSTFRRFPTSQAPQFLFPSPILQQFLPTTMTRHLNTYQHPEIRRSVEHFNVLIDGYCRNGEISRAVELLEGMKTEGPAPDIVTYNTLMNGFCKIGDLFTAKKLMGEISLVNLEPNVITYTTLIDAYCKSQCLEDALYMYDEMTVKSLVPDVVTYTCIMNGLCKSGKVEEAKSVFREMEEVGVVPNRFSYATLIDSLFKEGNVAEAFVLQGRMVVRGIGFDVVVYTALMDGLFKAGMANNAEDMFQVLLEESLVPNCVTYSALIDGHCKLGDVNKGELLLQEMEEKHIFPNVIVYSSIVDGYTKKGLLNEAMDVMRKMVQRNILPNVFVYGTLIDGYFKADQRGIALDLFKEMKSRGLEENNFVIDSFVNNLKRSGRMEEADELFKDMMSRGLLPDRVNYTSMMDGFFKAGKESDAFNIAQEMTEKSSGFDVVAYNVLINGLFKLGKYESESFHTGMRQLGLAPDSATFNTMINAYCKEGNLGNALKLLNEMKSYGLKPNSITCNILVQRLCAAGEIEKTMDLLNDMLVMGFHPTPTTHKAVLDASSKSRRADVILHMHDQLVGMGVKLDLSTYNTLISTFCRLGMIRRATLVFKDMMGKGILADIITYNALIHGYCISSHLKKAFAVHSQMLTEGVSPNVETYNILLGGLSAARLIKEAAGLVNQMKERGLVPNATTYDILVSGHGKIGNMKECVKLYCEMITKGFVPKTRTYNVLISCFAKGKKMSQAKELMQEMQVRGIPPNSSTYDILICGWYKLSKQPELNKSLKRSYQAEAKRLFEEMNEKGFIPCENTLACISFTLAKPGKKADAQRILNKLYKKKVK; encoded by the coding sequence atgttttttctcttcttgaGGAAAATCACACAACAATCATCACCATTTCCATGGATCCAGCTCCTCAGAAAACTCCGTCTCTCCACTTTCCGACGTTTTCCCACCTCCCAAGCACCCCAATTCCTCTTCCCATCACCAATACTCCAACAATTCCTGCCCACAACGATGACAAGACACTTGAACACATACCAACACCCCGAGATTCGCCGCAGTGTTGAGCATTTCAACGTTTTGATTGATGGGTATTGCAGAAATGGAGAGATAAGCCGTGCGGTGGAGCTTCTGGAGGGAATGAAGACTGAGGGCCCAGCTCCAGACATCGTGACATACAACACTCTGATGAACGGGTTCTGCAAAATTGGCGATTTATTCACTGCCAAGAAACTCATGGGTGAGATTTCGTTGGTGAATTTGGAACCTAACGTTATTACTTACACTACATTGATTGATGCTTATTGTAAGAGTCAGTGTCTCGAAGATGCACTCTATATGTATGATGAAATGACTGTGAAAAGTTTGGTGCCTGACGTGGTTACTTATACTTGTATTATGAACGGGCTTTGCAAGAGTGGGAAGGTCGAGGAGGCGAAATCGGTTTTTAGGGAGATGGAAGAGGTGGGTGTGGTCCCGAATCGTTTTTCATACGCAACTCTCATTGATTCGCTCTTTAAGGAGGGGAATGTGGCCGAAGCATTTGTGCTTCAAGGTCGAATGGTTGTTCGGGGAATTGGGTTTGATGTGGTTGTGTATACTGCATTGATGGATGGGCTTTTTAAGGCTGGGATGGCCAATAATGCTGAGGATATGTTTCAGGTGCTTTTGGAGGAGAGTCTAGTTCCGAATTGTGTTACATATTCTGCCTTGATTGATGGGCATTGCAAGTTGGGAGATGTGAATAAGGGGGAGTTACTGTTGCAAGAAATGGAGGAGAAACACATTTTTCCGAATGTCATTGTTTATTCTTCTATAGTTGATGGGTACACCAAGAAGGGGCTGCTTAATGAAGCCATGGATGTCATGAGAAAGATGGTGCAGAGAAATATTTTGCCAAATGTTTTTGTTTATGGTACATTAATAGATGGATATTTCAAAGCAGATCAACGAGGAATTGCCCTTGATCTATTTAAGGAAATGAAGTCAAGAGGATTGGAGGAGAACAATTTTGTAATTGATTCTTTTGTGAATAACTTAAAGAGAAGTGGAAGGATGGAGGAAGCTGATGAGTTATTTAAGGATATGATGTCAAGGGGCTTGCTACCTGATCGTGTTAACTACACTTCTATGATGGATGGCTTCTTCAAAGCGGGAAAAGAGTCGGATGCTTTTAACATTGCCCAAGAAATGACAGAGAAAAGTTCTGGTTTTGATGTTGTTGCCTATAATGTCTTAATAAATGGTCTGTTTAAGCTTGGAAAGTATGAATCAGAATCATTTCATACTGGAATGAGACAGTTGGGTTTGGCTCCAGACTCTGCTACATTCAACACCATGATCAATGCATACTGCAAAGAGGGAAACTTAGGGAATGCTTTAAAACTCTTGAATGAGATGAAGAGCTATGGGTTGAAGCCCAATTCAATCACTTGTAACATTCTGGTGCAAAGGCTTTGTGCAGCTGGCGAGATTGAGAAAACAATGGATTTGTTGAATGATATGTTGGTTATGGGGTTTCACCCTACTCCAACTACTCACAAAGCTGTCCTTGATGCATCTTCAAAGAGTAGAAGGGCTGATGTGATTTTGCATATGCATGATCAACTTGTAGGGATGGGGGTTAAACTCGATCTGTCAACTTATAACACTCTTATTAGTACCTTTTGTAGGTTGGGAATGATCAGGAGAGCCACTTTAGTATTCAAAGATATGATGGGAAAAGGCATTTTAGCAGATATTATTACTTATAATGCCCTTATACATGGATATTGCATAAGCAGCCATTTGAAGAAAGCTTTTGCTGTGCATTCTCAAATGTTGACTGAAGGAGTTTCTCCAAATGTTGAAACATACAATATCCTTTTAGGGGGCCTCTCAGCTGCTCGGTTGATTAAAGAGGCGGCTGGACTAGTTAATCAAATGAAGGAAAGGGGCTTGGTCCCTAATGCTACTACTTATGATATTTTAGTTTCTGGCCATGGTAAGATTGGAAATATGAAGGAATGTGTAAAACTTTACTGTGAAATGATTACCAAAGGCTTTGTTCCCAAAACTAGAACCTATAATGTGCTTATCAGTTGTTTTGCCAAAGGGAAAAAGATGAGTCAGGCTAAAGAACTCATGCAAGAGATGCAAGTGAGAGGGATCCCACCTAATTCTTCGACTTATGACATTCTAATCTGTGGATGGTACAAACTATCTAAGCAGCCAGAGCTGAACAAGTCATTAAAACGATCATACCAGGCTGAAGCAAAAAGATTATTTGAAGAGATGAATGAGAAAGGGTTTATACCATGTGAAAATACCCTTGCTTGTATCAGTTTTACCCTTGCAAAACCAGGAAAGAAGGCTGATGCTCAGAGGATTTTAAACAAACTGTACAAGAAAAAGGTTAAATGA